GGTGGCCTTCGGCGCGCTGAAGCCGGCGCTGGTGGTCGGCCCGGCGGCCGAGCTGGCCGGGCACGTCGAGCTGGTCGACATCGGGCTGGCGCCGTGGCTGCGCGGGTCGCCGGCGCTGCGGGTGACCGAGTGGTCGGACGTGGTCGACTGGTGGCCGCGGCTCGGCGCGTCCTCGGAGAAGTACACCCGGGGCGTGGTCGGGGTGGCGACCGGGTCGGCGACGTACCCGGGGGCGGCCGTGCTCTCGGTCGGTGGCGCGTTGGCCGGGCCGACCGGCATGGTCCGCTACGCCGGCGGGGCGCGCGCGGAGGTGCTGCACCAGCACCCGTCGGTGATCGCCACCGGCCGGGTCGCGGACGCCGGCCGGGTGCAGGCCTGGGTCTGCGGCTCCGGGCTGGGGATCGGCGAGGAGTCGGCCGCCGAGCTGCGGGCGGTGCTGTCGGCGCCGGTGCCGGTGGTGCTCGACGCCGACGCGCTCACCCTGCTGGTGGACGGCAAGCTGGCCGACCGGCTGCGCGATCGGGACGCCCCGATCGTGGTGACCCCGCACGACCGGGAGTACGCCCGGCTCTGCGGCGAGAGCCCGGGCGTGGACCGGGTGGCGGCGGCGCTGCGGCTGGCCGCCTGGATGAACGCGGTGGTGCTGCTCAAGGGGGACCGCACGATCATCGGCACGCCGGGCGGCCGGGCGTACGTCAACCCGACCGGCACCCCGGTGCTGGCCACCGGGGGCACCGGCGACGTGCTGGCCGGGCTGCTCGGCTCGCTGCTCGCCGCCGGGGTGCCGGCGGACCGGGCGGCCGCCGCGGCAGCGTACCTGCATGGGCTGGCCGGCCGGGAGGCCGCCCGGGGCGGTCCGGTGACCGCGCCCGACGTGGCCGCCGCCCTGCGCCCGGTGCTGGCCCGACTGCCCTGACCGCCCGGCCGGGCCGCGTCCGGCGGGCCGGACCGTGCGGCTGCGACCCGGCGTGATCACCGACGGAAGTACGCTGGAGGCATGTGGCAGTCGGAGGTGCGCGTCGACCTGGACGCGATCCGGGAGAACGTGGCCCGGTTGAAGTCGGGCACCAGCGCCGAGCTGATGGCGGTGGTGAAGGCCGACGGGTACGGCCACGGCATGGTCCCGGCCGCCCGTGCCGCGCTCGACGCCGGGGCCGACTGGCTCGGTGTCTGCACCCTCGACGAGGCGTTGACCCTGCGCCGGGAGGGGATCACCGCGCCGGTGCTGGCCTGGCTGCTGAGCCCGGGGCTGCCGCTGCACGACGGGGTCGCCGTCGGCGTGGACCTGGGCTGCGCCAGCCTGCCGCAGCTGGACGAGATGATCGAGGCGAGCCGGCGCGCGGACCGCCCGGCCCGCCTGCACCTGAAGATCGACACCGGGTTGTCCCGGGGCGGGGCCACCGTCGCCGACTGGCCCACCCTGCTGGAGGCCGCCGCCAAGGCCCAGGCCGACGGCCTGGTCGAGGTGGTCGGCGTGTGGAGCCACTTCGTGTACGCGGACTCACCCGGCCACCCCACCACGGACCGGCAGCTCGCCGTCTTCCACGAGGGGCTGGCCATGGTCGAGCGGGCCGGGTTGCGCCCGCGCTACCGGCACCTGGCCAACTCCGCCGCCACGCTGACCCGCCCGGACACCCACTTCGACCTGGTCCGCCCGGGGCTGGCGATCTACGGCCTCTCCCCGGTGGCAGGCGAGCGGTACGGGCTGCGCCCGGCGATGACCGCCCGGGCCCGGGTGATGCTGACCAAGCGGGTGCCGGCCGGCACCGGCGTCTCGTACGGCCACACCTACCTCACCGAGCGGGAGGCGAACCTGGCGGTGGTGCCGCTCGGCTACGCCGACGGGGTGCCCCGGCACGCCTCCAACACCGGCCCGGTGCAGCTCGGCGGCAAGCGGCGGACCATCTCCGGCCGGGTCTGCATGGACCAGTTCGTGCTGGACTGCGGCGACGACGAGGTGGCCGCCGGTGACGTGGCGACGCTCTTCGGCAGCGGCGCGGACGGCGAGCCCACCGCCGACGACTGGGCCGAGGCGGTCGGCACCATCAACTACGAGATCGTGACCCGGTTCGGCGGGGTCCGGGTGCCCCGCGTCTTCGACGGCGAGCGGGCGTGAGCGCGAGGAGTGAGCCGGGGTTGCGAGCCCCGCAGTCGCGAGCCGAGGTAGCACCGTGAGCGCGAGGAGTGAGCCGGGGTTGCGAGCCCCGCAGTCGCGAGCCGAGGTAGCACCGTGAGCGCGAGGAGTGAGCCGGGGTTGCGAGCCCCGCAGTCGCGAGCCCAGGTGGCACCGTGAGCCAGCGGTTCCGCATCCCCCGTCCCCGGACGGCGGCCGGCAAGGTCGCGGGCGTGGTCGGGGCTGCCGTCGGCGTGGCCGCCGCCGGGCTCGCCGCGGGCGTGGTGAGCGAGCGGGTCCTGATCCGCCGGCTCAAGGACGACCCCGCCGATCCGTACGCGCACGAGGTCTTCGGCGAGCAGCGGTACGACGAGTCGTACCGGTTCGAGATGCCGGACGGCACCGACATCCACGTGGAGGTGGTCGAGCCGACCCGCCCGGTCGCCGGGCACCCGACCGTGGTGCTGGTGCACGGCTTCTGCCTGGACATGGGAACCTTCCACTTCCAGCGGAAGATGCTCGCCGCGCGCGGCGACCACCGGATCGTCGCGTACGACCAGCCGGGGCACGGCCGGTCGGGCCGGCTGGAGACCGGGGAGTACGACCTGGTCGCCCTGGGCCGGACGCTGCGCCGGGTGATCGACGAGACCGCGCCGGAGGGGCCGCTGGTGCTGGTCGGCCACTCGATGGGCGGGATGACCATCATGGCCCTGGCCGAGCTGTACCCGGAGATGTTCGGCGACCGGGTGGTCGGCACGGTGCTGATGGCCACCTCGGGCGGCCTGCTCGCGGAGACCAAGCTGGTGGCGCCCGCCCTGATCGGCCGGGTCGGCGCCCCGGTGCTCTACATGATGAGCAACGCCACCCGGTACGGCGGCACGGTGATCGACAAGGCCCGGAAGTCCACCACCAACGTCGCCTGGCTGCTGACCCGCAGGTACGGCTTCGGCACCCCGAAGCCCAGCCCGGCCCTGGTCTCGTACGTGGAGACGATGAACTCGCGGACCTCGGCCGACACGGTGACCCGCTACCTGCGGACCCTGGCCACCCACTCCCGGTTCCCGGCGCTGGCCGCGTTGGCCGGCACGCCGGTGCTGGTGATCGTCGGGGACAAGGACATGCTCACTCCGGTGACCCACTCCGAGGAGATCGTCCGGCGGCTGCCGCACGCCGAGTTCGTGAAGATCCACGACAGCGGGCACGTGGTGATGCTGGAGCACGCCGACGAGGTCAACGCGGCGCTCGAGAACTTCCTGGAGGGGTTGTGAGCGGCGTCGTCATCGAGCTGAAGACGGTCGATGACACCCACGAGTTCGGCCGCCGGCTGGCCGGTGTGCTGCGCGCCGGTGACCTGCTGCTGCTCAGTGGCCCGCTCGGCGCGGGCAAGACCGCGCTCACCCAGGGCATCGGCGCCGGCCTCGGAGTGCGCGGCGACATCACCTCGCCGACCTTCGTGATCGCCCGGGTGCACCGGCCGGACCCGGCCCGGGGCGGCACGGTCGCCCTGGTGCACGCCGATGCGTACCGGTTGGGGGAGTCGGCGGACCCGCGCGCCGAGATCGACGACCTCGACCTGGACGCCTCGGTGGACGAGGCGGTGACCGTGGTCGAGTGGGGTGAGGGGATGGTCGAGCAACTGGTCGACGCCCACCTGCGCATCCGCATCGACCGGCGCGAGGACGACACCCGGGTGGTGACCCTGGAATCGGTCGGCGGTGACTGGGCGGAGCGCGTCGCCACCCTCGACTGACGGCTGTCGTACCCGCTGCCTACAGTGCCCGGGACCGACTGCGAAAGGTTGCCGATGCCCGACGACGCCCCCACCCTCGACCTGCTGGCGCTCCTCCCCGATGAGTGGCGGACCGTGCTCGACCCGCACCTCGACCCGGCCCGCACCGCGGCGCTGGCCGAGTTCGTCGCCCGGGAGTACGCCACCCGGACCGTCTTCCCCCCGGTCGAGGACCTCTTCTCCGCCTACCGGCTGTGCGGGCCGGCGGAAAGCCGGGTGCTGATCCTCGGGCAGGACCCGTACCACAAGGCGGGGCAGGCGCACGGGCTGAGCTTCAGCGTGCGCGAGGGGGTGACGGTGCCGCCGTCGTTGCGCAACGTCTTCAAGGAACTGGGCGAGGACCTGGGCGTGCCGAAGCCGGGCAGCGGCAACCTGAACGGCTGGGCGGCGCAGGGCGTGCTGCTGCTCAACTCGGTGCTCACCGTCCGGCAGGCCACCCCCGGCTCGCACGCCAACTCCGGTTGGGAGGAGTTCACCGACGCCACCATCCGCGCCCTGGACGCCCTCGACCAGCGGGTGGTCTTCCTGCTCTGGGGCGGGTACGCCCGCAAGAAGGCGGCCCTTGTCACCAACCCGCGGCACGTGGTTCTGGAGGCCGGCCACCCGAGCCCGATGAACCCGCGCGGCTTCCTCGGCAGCCGCCCGTTCAGCGCGGCCAACAAGGCGCTCGCCGACGCCGGCCTGCCCACCATCGAGTGGGAGCGCTCAGCCGGCTGACCGCTGGCGGTGGCGGCGCAGCAGGTCGGCGGCGCGCGGATCGGTCAGCTCCACCTGGAGCAGCGGCACGACCCGATAGGAACGGCCGGCGTGCCGTACCTCGATAGACTCGGGCAGCTCGTCGCACAGCTGAGCCCGGATTTCGCCGTACCGGGTCCGCCAGCGGTGCTCGCCCGGCTCCTCCGGCTCCAGATGGAGACCGCCGAACTCCTCCCACCGGGCGTTCCGGCGCTGTCCGTACGCGGCTCTCAGCCAGGCGCTGAACCGGGCCGAGTCGCCCCCAGAGCGTCGATCTGGTCGGCCAACGACCGCGCCGCCAGCTCCGCCATCCTGGCGTCCAGGTGGGCGTCCAGCGGCTCGACGGCGACGGAAAGTTGGAGGTCGAGCGCAGCCAGGAGGCGCTCGACCAGCGGGATGCTGGGCATCCGGTCACCCCGCTCGACCCGGGCCACCGCGGCCTGACTCGCCCCGGCCAGGTCGGCCAGCGCCCGCTGGGTCACTAGCCGGGTGTCCCGCACCCGGCGAAGGGTGGCGGCGGCTCCGGACCGGGCGCCGACGTGGGACGGCCGTCGCTGGTCGCGGTCCCCGTCCGGCCGGGACGGGGTGTGACCGGGCATGAGCGGGGAGCCGACTAGGCTGGCATACCGTGCTCGTACTGGTGGTGGACTCCTCGACGCCCGCGGTGACCGCGGCGCTGGTCGAGGTCACGGCGGACGGCGTCGCGGCCCGCGCCCAGCGGTGCACGGTCGACGCCCGGGCGCACGGCGAACTGCTCGCCCCGCAGGTCGACGCCGTGCTGGCCGACGCCGACGCCCGGCCGGCCGACCTGGCCGCGATCGTCGCCGGACTCGGCCCCGGGCCGTTCACCGGGTTGCGGGTCGGCCTGGTCACCGCCGCCACCATGGGCCAGGTGCTACGCATTCCCACGTACGGCGTCTGCTCGCTGGACGGCCTCGGTTACCCGGTGGCGGCCGGCGAGCCGGTCCTGGCCGCCAGCGACGCCCGCCGCCGGGAGGTCTACTGGGCCGTCTACGACGGCGCCGGTCAGCGGATCGCCGGGCCGAACGTGGACGCCCCCGCGGTCGCCGCCGAGCGCGCCCGCGACCTGGCAGTCACCGTCGCGGTGGGCGACGGCGCGCACCGGTACGCGGACGTCCTCGGCCTGCCACTGCGGGCCGAGCCGCGCTACCCGGACGCCACCGTGCTGGCCGCGCTGGCCGCCGAGCGGATCCGGGCGGGCGCCCCCGGCGAACCGCTCACCCCGCTCTACCTGCGCCGCCCGGACGCGGTGGCGGCGACCGGGCACAAGCCGGTCCTACCGTGAGCGCGAGGAGTGAGCTGGGTTTGCGAGCCCCGCAGTCGCGAACCGAGGTGGCACCGTGAGCGCGGTACGGCTGAGCCGGTTCCGCTGGTGGCACATCGACCAGGTGCTGCCGATCGAGGCGGACCTCTTCGGCGCCGAACAGTGGACCCCGGCGATGTTCTGGAACGAGCTGGCCAACGGGCACCACTACCTGGTCGCCACCGACGACGGTGAGCTGCTGGGCTACGCAGGGCTCACCGTGGTGCCACCCGACGAGGCCTGGGTGCAGAACATCGCGGTCCGGCGGGACGCCCAGCGCCGCGGCATCGGTCGGCTCCTGCTGGAGGCGCTGCTCGCCGAGGCGGACCGGCGCGGCGCCCGCAGCACCCTGCTGGAGGTCGCGGCGGACAACGGCCCGGCCCAGCGGCTCTACGCCACCTACGGCTTCGAGCCGATCGGGGTGCGGCGGGGCTACTACCAACCGAGCAACACCGACGCGCTGGTCATGCGGCGCAACGAGGATTGATGAGCATGGCTGACGAACCCCTGATCCTCGGCATCGAGACCTCCTGCGACGAGACCGGCGTGGGCATCGTGCGCGGGCACACCCTGCTCGCCGACGCGCTGGCCTCCAGCGTCGAGGAGCACGCCCGGTTCGGCGGCGTGGTGCCCGAGGTGGCCAGCCGGGCCCACCTGGAGGCGATCGTGCCGACCATGGACCGCGCGCTCGCCGAGGCCGGGGTGACCATCGCCGACATCGACGCGATCGCGGTCACCTCCGGCCCGGGCCTGGCCGGGGCGCTGCTGGTCGGCGTGGCGGCGGCCAAGGGCTACGCCGTCGCCGCCGAGAAGCCGGTGTACGGGGTCAACCACCTCGCCGCGCACGTCGCCGTGGACACCCTGGAACACGGGCCGCTGCCCGAGCCGGCGATCGCCCTGCTGGTCTCCGGCGGCCACTCCTCGCTGCTGCTGATCGACGATCTGGCCCGCGGCGTGACTCCGCTCGGCTCGACCATCGACGACGCCGCCGGTGAGGCGTTCGACAAGGTGGCCCGGCTGCTCGGGCTGCCCTTCCCGGGCGGGCCGTGGATCGACCGGGAGGCCCGGGCCGGCGACGCCAGATCCATCGGCTTCCCGCGCGGCCTCACCGCCGCCAAGGACCTCGCCGCCCACCGGTACGACTTCTCCTTCTCCGGGCTGAAGACCGCGGTGGCCCGTTGGGTGGAGGCGCGGCAGCGGGCCGGTGAGCCGGTGCCGGTGGCCGACGTGGCCGCGTCCTTCCAGGAGGCGGTCTGCGACGTGCTGGTCAGCAAGGCGCTGGACGCCTGCCGGACGAAGGGTGTCGAGACGCTGGTGATCGGCGGGGGAGTGGCCGCCAACTCCCGGCTGCGGGCGATGGCCGAGCACCGCGCGGCGAAGCACGGCATCCGGGTCCGGGTGCCCCGGCCGAAGCTCTGCACCGACAACGGCGCGATGGTCGCCGCGCTCGGCTCACACCTGGTGGCCTCGGGCGTCGCGCCGAGCCGCCTCGACCTGCCCGCCGACTCCGCCATGCCGCTGACCGTGGTCAGCGTCTGACGTGCCGCCGGCCGCTGACGAGAGGGACGACGTGATCGTACGGATGTGGGAGGCACGCGCCGAGCCGTACGGGTTCGCCGACCTGATCTCCTGGGTCTGCGACACCGCCCTGCCCGAATTCGAGCACGACCCCCTGCACCTGTCCAGCGAGGTCTTCTCCTCCACCGACCACCGGCTGGTGGTGATCTCCAAGTGGCGGAGCAGCCCCCGGGACCTGCCGGAACCGCCGATGCGGCTGGTGGCCCGGCCCCCGCACTCCTGGGACTTCGCCCAGGTCGACCGCTGACCCGACGGCCGGCGGTCGACCCACGGTCGGTCAGTCCCGGAGCGTGGGCGTCGGGTTGGGCCGGTTGCGGACCGAGGGGTCGGTGCCGATCTGGAACGACGGCACGAACTCCAGCCGACCGTCCGCCTTGTACACCACCGGCACCGAGCCGGCCATCATGTACGACATGTCGCCGCCCACCAGGAACTCCCGGGCGCCCACCTCGAACACGTAGAAGGCGTCGTTCTCGACGATCTTCCGGTCGTCCAGGCAGTAGGTGCCGACCGGCCAGTCCGGCTCGGTCGCCCGGCGGACGATGTCCCGGGCCTGCTCGTAGGTGACAGCCATGACGCGTGATCCTAACCGGGTGGCCGGACGAACTCGGTGAGCCCGCCGGGCATGGGGATGTCGTCCAGCCGGACGAACGAGGTGCTGTGGCCCTTGGCGAAGTAGTCGGCGACGTCCCGGCCGGCGTTCTGGCCGTCGATGAAGCGGACCTTGCCGCCGACGTTCTCCACGTTGAAGACGTGCCCACCGCCGTTGTTCCAGCGGATCGCGACGACACCGCGGGAGCCCGGGCCGAAGTTCTGGAAGGCCTGCTCGATGTCGCCCTGGCCGCCGCCGGTGAACCGGCGGCCCCAGGTGTTCTCGATGTCGCCGATCGACCGGCCGCCCCAGTTGTGGAACTGCTTCGGTAGGGCGGTCGCCTCGACGTCGATGCCCCGCCGGCGCAGCTCGTACGTCTGCACGCAGTGGGTGCAGTTCGCCGAGTAGTCCGGGTGGGGCGGGTTGAACTTCGGGTTGACCCGCTTGAGGTCGTGCGCGATCTGCCGCTCGACCTTGCGGGCGGCCCGCTTGGCCCCGACCTTGCGGGCCAGCTTGAGCAGCCGCTTGGCCTGCTCGAGAATGTGTTTGAGCACCGTACGGACCTGTTGCACGATCATTTTGATCAGGCGTTGGCAGGCCATCCGGGTGACCGCGATGAAGCCCGGCACGGTGGCGGTGGAGGCGCCGAACGTGGCGACCGCGGCGGCGATCGCCATGGTGACCTGCACCAGCAGGATGATGAGCTGGACGATGAACGCGATCTTCATGGCCAACGTCATCGCCGCGAAGACCATCAGCACCGCGCCGATCAGCTGCGCCGCGATCGCGTCCTCCAGCAGCCGCAGCTGCGGGCCGTCGTCCCGCCGCCACCACGCCTCGAACGCGTCGACGGTGTCGCCGGTGTTGTACCGGCCGACCGCCTCGGCGGCCCCGTTGGCGCGTTCCGCGGCGGCCTGCAACGTCATCCCGAACGACAGCCAGTGCTGTCCGGCGGCGAAGAGCAGTTCCTCGTCGGCCTGCGGCCACTCCAGACCGATCCAGCTCAGCGGCTCGGTCAGCTCGGCCGGGAGTTCGAGCCCCACGGGTCAGGCCCCCAACCGGCCGTGCAGCGAGGTGAAGAGCGCGTCGGACTCCTGGTCGGCCTCGACGACCTGCTGCGCCCAGTCGGCCAGCCCCTCGGCGGCGGTGATCAGCAGCTGCACGTGCGAGCCGTACGTCTCCAGCGCGTGCGACAGCACCTCGGTGTACGCCGCCCCGAAGACCGTCCCCGGCTCGTCGGCGCCCCACGGGTTCTGGGTGGTCACCGTCGCCTCCAGGGCGCCGAGGCCGGTCTCCAGCTCCACCGCCGCCCCGGCGATCTGCTGGGCCGCCCCGGCCAGCACCTCCGGCTCGGTGTGCATCGGCTTCATCATCGCGGCGCCGCCCCGCCCATCCGGTCCAGCCGGTCCGCGATCTGCTGCGCCGCGGCGGTCAGGTCGTCCAGCCGGCGCTGCGCGCCGAAGCCGAGGTCGTTGAGGAGCGGACCGAGCCCCTGCGGCAGCGTCACCGGCTGCGCGGCGAGCTGCTCCTGCAGCGCCGCCTGGAGCGCGGCGCGGGCGGTGCCGAACGCCTCGCGGATCGCCGCCGCCAGGTCCTCGGCGGGCAGCCGCATGACCCGCGGGTCCAGGTCGAGGGCGGTCAGGTCGCCGGTGCCGTCCAGCTCGACGTGCACCAGGCCGCCCGCCGCGTCACCGGACCCCCGGGCGGCGGTGAAGCGGCCCAGCGGGCCGTCCGGTCGGTCGTACTGGTCGGTCACGTGGCCACCCCGTTCCCGGTCGACTGTGGAGGGACCCGGACCTGCCGCGTCCCGCCGGAAGCGTAGCGACCACTGGCGAACGGGGTGGTCCCGCCGTCCTCGCCGGCGGTGCGACCTGCGTCGCAATCGGCGCTGGCCGGCGGGAATTCGGATGCGGCGGGAAGTCGCGGCCGCCTAGCGTCGGGTCGTCATGCGCTTCTCACCGGCCGGCGATCCCGGCATCCCCGACGACCGGTCCGCCACCCGCTACCTGGTGTGGCTGGCCGGCCGGCACCCGTTGCTCTTCGGCTCCGGCATCGCGCTCGGCATCGTCTGGATGGTCGCCCAGGCGCTGATGCCGGCCGCCGTGGGCCGGGCGGTCGACGCCGGCCTCGCTCACCGCGACCCGGACGCCCTGCTGACCTGGGGCGCCGTGCTGCTGGGGCTGGGCGTGCTCCAGGCGGTGGCCGGGATCCTGCGGCACCGCTGCGCGGTGCACAACTGGCTGGCCGCCGCCTACCGGACCGTGCAGGTCACCGTCGAGGCCACCAACCGGCTGGGCGCCGCGCTGCCCCGCCGGGTCGCCGCCGGCGAGGTGGTCAGCATCGGTACGGCCGACATCGAGCACATCGGCAGCGCCGTCGACATCACCGCGCGGGGTGCCGGTTCGATCGTCGCCATCGGCACCGTGGCGGTGATCCTGCTGGACGCCTCGCTGCCGCTCGGGCTGGTGGTGGTGTTCGGCGTGCCGCTCCTGATGGGCCTGGTCGGGCTGCTGATCCGGCCGCTGCACCGGCAGCAGCACGCGTACCGGGACTCGGAGGGGCGACTGACCGCCCGGGCCGGCGACATCGTCTCCGGGCTGCGGGTGCTGCGCGGCGTGGGCGGCGAGCCGATGCTCTCCGCCCGGTACCGGACGCAGTCCCAGGCGCTGCGCGCCGACGGCCTCCGGGTGGCCCGGGTCGAGTCGCTGCTGGAGGCGGCGCAGGTGCTGCTTCCCGGCGCGTTCGTGGTGCTGGTGACCTGGCTGGGCGCCCGGTTCGCGCTGCGCGGCGAGATCAGCGCCGGCCAGCTCGTCGCCTTCTACGGCTACACCGCCTTCCTGGTCAGCCCGCTGCGCAACCTGACCGAGGCGGCCGACAAGCTGACCCGGGGGCACGTCGCCGCCCGGCGGGTGGTCCGGCTGCTCCGGCTCACCCCGGAGTTGGTCGACACGGTCCGCCCGGCGGCGCTGCCCGCCGGCCCCGGTGAGCTGGTCGACGTGCAGTCCGGGTTGGTGCTGCGCCCGGGCCGGTTCACCGCGCTGGCGGCCACCGCCCCGGAGGACGCGGCCGCGATCGCCGACCGGCTCGGCCGGTACGTGGACGGGGACGGGGACGTGACGCTGCACGGCGTACCGCTGCGAGACCTGGCGGTGGCGACGGTGCGCGAGCGGATCCTGGTGGCCGACAACGACGCACATCTCTTCACCGGCCCGCTCCGGTCAGAGCTGGACCCGCACGACGCGGCCGACCGGTCGGCGGTCGAGGCGGCCCTGGTCGCGGCGAGCGCGACGGACATCGTGGCCGCGCTGCCCGACGGGCTGGACGGCCGGGTGGCCGAGCGGGGGCGGGAGTTCTCCGGCGGGCAGCGGCAGCGGCTGCGGCTGGCCCGGGCGCTGGTCGCCGACCCGGAGACGCTGGTGCTGGTGGAGCCGACCAGCGCGGTGGACGCGCACACCGAGGCGCGGATCGCCGACCGGCTCGGCGCGGCCCGGCGCGACCGGACCACCCTGGTCTGCACCACCAGCCCGCTGGTGCTGGGCCGGGCCGAGCACGTGGTCTTCGTGGAGGACGGCAAGGTGGTGGCCGAGGGCCGGCACGACGAGCTGCTGGCCGCCGAGCCGCGTTACGCGGCCACGGTCAGCCGGGAGGAGGCGCGATGAGCAACGCGCTGCCCGTCGCCGACGCCGACCAGGTCCGCCGGTACGCGCGCACGCTGGTCCGCCGGCACCCGCGTGGCCTGGCCGGGGCGCTCGGCCTGCACGCCCTCGCCGCAGCGGCCGGCCTGGTGGCGCCCCGGCTGCTGGGCGACCTGGTGGAGGGCATCTCGCGCGGCGTGTCGGCGGTCACCGTCGACCGGGTCGCGCTGGCCATCGCGGCTTTCGTGGTCGTCCAGTCGGTGCTGGTCCGGTTCGCGCACCTCGCCTCGGCCCGGCTCGGCGAGCGGGTCCTGGCCGAGCTGCGGGAGGACTTCGTGGACCGGGTGCTCGCGCTTCCGCTGTCCACGGTGGAGCGGGCGGGTACCGGTGACCTGCTCACCCGGACCTCGCGGGACGTCTCGGCGCTGTCCCGGACGGTCCGGTTCGCGGTGCCGGAGACGCTGATCGCGGTGGTGACGGTCGCGCTGGTCGTCGGCGCGCTGCTGCTGACCGGCCCGCTGCTGGCGCTGCCCTGCCTGCTCGCGGTGCCCGTGCTCTGGGCCGGCACTCGCTGGTACCTGCGCCGGGCCCCGGCGGGTTACCTGCGGGAGAACGCCGCCTACTCGGACATCACCGACGGGATCAGCGAGACCGTGGAGGGGGCGCGGACCACCGAGACGCTGCGGCAGCAGGCCCGCCGCCGGGCCCGCAGCGACGCCGACATCCGCCGGTCGTACGCCGCCGAGCGCTACACCCTCAACCTGCGCACGGTCTTCTTCCCGGTGGCCGAGATCGGGTACGTGGTGCCGGTGGTCGCCACCCTGGTGATCGGCGGCTGGTTCCACCTGAAGGGCTGGGCCAGCCTCGGTCAGGTCACCGCTGCCACCCTGTACGTGCAGCAGCTGGTCGACCCGATCGACCGGCTGCTCTCCTGGCTGGACGAGCTCCAGGTCGGTGGCGCCTCGATGGCCCGCCTGCTCGGGGTGGCGGTCGACGGGCCGGCGGCGCCGGCGGCGCCCGCCGCGTCCGCACCGACGGACGGGGAGCGCCGCCTCGCCGCCCGGGACGTCCGGTACGCCTACCGGGAGGGGCACGACGTGCTGCACGGGGTGACCCTGGTGCCGCGGCCGGGCGAGAAGCTGGCCATGGTCGGCCCGTCCGGCGCCGGGAAGTCCACCCTGGGCCGGCTGCTGGCCGGGGTGCACGCGCCGCGCTCCGGTTCGGTGACCGTGGACGGCCGGCCCCTGGCCGAGCTGCCCCTGGCCGAGCTGCGCACCCACGTCGCGCTGGTCAGCCAGGAGCACCACGTCTTCATCGGCACCCTGGCGGAGAACGTGGCGATGGTCCGGCCGGACGCGGGCGACGCCGAGGTCCGGGCCGCGCTGGCGGCCGTCGACGCGCTGGGCTGGGCGGAGGCGCTGCCGGACGGGTTGGCGACGCCGGTCGGCTCGGGTGGGCACCCGCTCTCCCCGGCGCAGGCGCAGCAGCTCGCGCTGGCCCGGCTGGTCCTCGCCGACCCGCACACCCTGGTGCTGGACGAGGCGACCTCGCTGATCGACCCGCACGCCGCCCGGGAGCTGGAACGCTCCCTCGCCGCCGTGCTCGACGGGCGGACGGTGATCGCGATCGCGCACCGGCTCTTCTCCGCGCACGACGCGGACCGGGTGGCGGTGGTCGAGGACGGCCGGATCACCGAGCTGGGTTCGCACGACGAGCTGGTCGCG
The window above is part of the Micromonospora inositola genome. Proteins encoded here:
- a CDS encoding alpha/beta fold hydrolase, which translates into the protein MSQRFRIPRPRTAAGKVAGVVGAAVGVAAAGLAAGVVSERVLIRRLKDDPADPYAHEVFGEQRYDESYRFEMPDGTDIHVEVVEPTRPVAGHPTVVLVHGFCLDMGTFHFQRKMLAARGDHRIVAYDQPGHGRSGRLETGEYDLVALGRTLRRVIDETAPEGPLVLVGHSMGGMTIMALAELYPEMFGDRVVGTVLMATSGGLLAETKLVAPALIGRVGAPVLYMMSNATRYGGTVIDKARKSTTNVAWLLTRRYGFGTPKPSPALVSYVETMNSRTSADTVTRYLRTLATHSRFPALAALAGTPVLVIVGDKDMLTPVTHSEEIVRRLPHAEFVKIHDSGHVVMLEHADEVNAALENFLEGL
- the tsaB gene encoding tRNA (adenosine(37)-N6)-threonylcarbamoyltransferase complex dimerization subunit type 1 TsaB — its product is MLVLVVDSSTPAVTAALVEVTADGVAARAQRCTVDARAHGELLAPQVDAVLADADARPADLAAIVAGLGPGPFTGLRVGLVTAATMGQVLRIPTYGVCSLDGLGYPVAAGEPVLAASDARRREVYWAVYDGAGQRIAGPNVDAPAVAAERARDLAVTVAVGDGAHRYADVLGLPLRAEPRYPDATVLAALAAERIRAGAPGEPLTPLYLRRPDAVAATGHKPVLP
- the alr gene encoding alanine racemase; amino-acid sequence: MWQSEVRVDLDAIRENVARLKSGTSAELMAVVKADGYGHGMVPAARAALDAGADWLGVCTLDEALTLRREGITAPVLAWLLSPGLPLHDGVAVGVDLGCASLPQLDEMIEASRRADRPARLHLKIDTGLSRGGATVADWPTLLEAAAKAQADGLVEVVGVWSHFVYADSPGHPTTDRQLAVFHEGLAMVERAGLRPRYRHLANSAATLTRPDTHFDLVRPGLAIYGLSPVAGERYGLRPAMTARARVMLTKRVPAGTGVSYGHTYLTEREANLAVVPLGYADGVPRHASNTGPVQLGGKRRTISGRVCMDQFVLDCGDDEVAAGDVATLFGSGADGEPTADDWAEAVGTINYEIVTRFGGVRVPRVFDGERA
- a CDS encoding NAD(P)H-hydrate dehydratase; amino-acid sequence: MKPVWRVGDVRAAEAGLMATLPPGTLMQRAAAGLARRCALLLSDRGGVYGARVLLLVGSGDNGGDALYAGERLARRGAAVSALLLAPGRAHAEGLAAFRAAGGRLVDRPPAVVDLVLDGIVGIGGTGGLRETADQLAASLLRYCGRDGDRAVVVAVDVPSGVAVDTGYVPLTASGGPSAVRADVTVAFGALKPALVVGPAAELAGHVELVDIGLAPWLRGSPALRVTEWSDVVDWWPRLGASSEKYTRGVVGVATGSATYPGAAVLSVGGALAGPTGMVRYAGGARAEVLHQHPSVIATGRVADAGRVQAWVCGSGLGIGEESAAELRAVLSAPVPVVLDADALTLLVDGKLADRLRDRDAPIVVTPHDREYARLCGESPGVDRVAAALRLAAWMNAVVLLKGDRTIIGTPGGRAYVNPTGTPVLATGGTGDVLAGLLGSLLAAGVPADRAAAAAAYLHGLAGREAARGGPVTAPDVAAALRPVLARLP
- the tsaE gene encoding tRNA (adenosine(37)-N6)-threonylcarbamoyltransferase complex ATPase subunit type 1 TsaE, with translation MSGVVIELKTVDDTHEFGRRLAGVLRAGDLLLLSGPLGAGKTALTQGIGAGLGVRGDITSPTFVIARVHRPDPARGGTVALVHADAYRLGESADPRAEIDDLDLDASVDEAVTVVEWGEGMVEQLVDAHLRIRIDRREDDTRVVTLESVGGDWAERVATLD
- a CDS encoding helix-turn-helix domain-containing protein, with the protein product MRDTRLVTQRALADLAGASQAAVARVERGDRMPSIPLVERLLAALDLQLSVAVEPLDAHLDARMAELAARSLADQIDALGATRPGSAPG
- the ung gene encoding uracil-DNA glycosylase; amino-acid sequence: MPDDAPTLDLLALLPDEWRTVLDPHLDPARTAALAEFVAREYATRTVFPPVEDLFSAYRLCGPAESRVLILGQDPYHKAGQAHGLSFSVREGVTVPPSLRNVFKELGEDLGVPKPGSGNLNGWAAQGVLLLNSVLTVRQATPGSHANSGWEEFTDATIRALDALDQRVVFLLWGGYARKKAALVTNPRHVVLEAGHPSPMNPRGFLGSRPFSAANKALADAGLPTIEWERSAG